The Cystobacter fuscus DSM 2262 genome includes a region encoding these proteins:
- the fmt gene encoding methionyl-tRNA formyltransferase, producing the protein MTRPRIVFMGTPDFAVPSLAALFDIGDVVAVVTQPDKPKGRGQALAISPVKAYALERGVPVLQPQKLRTPPFSEVLRELKPDVAVVTAYGKILPKDLLETPRRGCLNVHASLLPRFRGAAPIQWAIAHGDTETGVALMVMDEGLDTGPVLAEKRLPIAPDETSATLHDKLSSLGGALLREYLPAYLRGELTPVPQPSEGMVLAPIIHKEEGKLDFSRPAVELERRLRAFTPWPGAFTTLEGKLFKVHKAKVGTGQGAPGTVLSADARGLEVACAQGSLVLLEVQPEGKRVMPVGDFLSGRKLAPGSRPFET; encoded by the coding sequence ATGACCCGTCCCCGCATCGTCTTCATGGGCACGCCCGACTTCGCCGTGCCTTCCCTGGCCGCCCTCTTCGACATCGGGGACGTGGTGGCCGTCGTCACCCAGCCGGACAAGCCCAAGGGCCGGGGCCAGGCGCTCGCCATCTCCCCGGTGAAGGCCTACGCGCTCGAGCGGGGCGTGCCGGTGTTGCAGCCCCAGAAGCTGCGCACCCCTCCCTTCTCCGAGGTGCTGCGCGAGCTCAAACCCGATGTCGCCGTGGTGACGGCCTACGGGAAGATCCTCCCCAAGGACTTGCTGGAGACGCCCAGGCGCGGGTGCCTCAACGTGCACGCCTCGCTGCTGCCGCGCTTCCGCGGGGCCGCCCCCATCCAGTGGGCCATCGCCCATGGGGACACGGAGACGGGCGTGGCGTTGATGGTGATGGACGAGGGCCTGGACACCGGGCCGGTGCTGGCCGAGAAGCGGCTGCCCATCGCCCCGGACGAGACGAGCGCCACCCTGCACGACAAGCTGTCCTCGCTGGGCGGAGCGCTCCTGCGCGAGTACCTCCCGGCCTACCTGCGCGGCGAGCTGACGCCGGTGCCACAGCCGTCCGAGGGCATGGTGCTCGCGCCCATCATCCACAAGGAGGAGGGCAAGCTCGACTTCTCGCGGCCCGCGGTGGAGCTGGAGCGGCGGCTGCGGGCCTTCACCCCCTGGCCGGGCGCCTTCACCACCCTCGAGGGCAAGCTATTCAAGGTCCACAAGGCGAAGGTGGGCACGGGGCAGGGCGCGCCGGGCACCGTGCTGTCCGCGGACGCGCGGGGGCTGGAGGTGGCGTGCGCGCAGGGCTCGCTGGTGCTGCTCGAGGTGCAACCCGAGGGCAAGCGGGTGATGCCCGTGGGGGACTTCCTGTCGGGCCGCAAGCTCGCGCCGGGCAGCCGGCCTTTCGAGACGTAG
- a CDS encoding protein kinase domain-containing protein, which yields MEPTQGGEAGRLTLWRTLRAPSHAEVEHFTHVLREAQRTGHAAFAPVVDTGYDEAREGLWLVRPWWSGESLPSMLRGLHEIGVDLPDLRALARQLAGAITAARSAGLVHGRLRSSRVLVASGPTGARLSVLDMGLEQFRRTHAAGWLKPPEAGADYLAPEWTEEGPLPASTDVFAFGRVLHDMLSSRRDGAWRGRWESWVERATAPAPHERFGDVAAALDALLPILNTLPTPVSPPPDNYQPEPPDPLVLPPR from the coding sequence GTGGAGCCCACCCAGGGAGGAGAAGCCGGCCGGCTCACCCTGTGGCGGACGCTCCGGGCCCCCTCCCACGCCGAGGTGGAGCACTTCACGCACGTACTGCGCGAGGCCCAACGCACCGGACACGCCGCCTTCGCCCCCGTGGTGGACACCGGGTACGACGAGGCCCGGGAGGGCCTGTGGCTCGTGCGCCCCTGGTGGAGCGGCGAGTCCCTGCCCTCCATGTTGAGGGGACTGCACGAGATAGGAGTCGATCTGCCCGACCTGCGCGCGCTCGCGCGGCAGTTGGCCGGAGCGATCACCGCCGCCCGGAGCGCGGGACTCGTGCATGGACGGCTGCGCTCCTCGCGGGTGCTCGTCGCCTCGGGGCCGACGGGCGCGCGGCTGAGCGTGCTCGACATGGGCCTGGAGCAGTTCCGGCGCACGCACGCCGCGGGCTGGCTCAAGCCCCCCGAGGCAGGCGCGGACTACCTCGCGCCCGAGTGGACGGAAGAGGGGCCCCTGCCCGCGTCCACGGATGTCTTCGCCTTCGGGCGCGTCCTGCACGACATGCTGAGCTCGCGCCGGGATGGGGCGTGGCGCGGACGCTGGGAGTCCTGGGTGGAGCGGGCCACGGCTCCGGCGCCCCACGAGCGCTTCGGCGACGTCGCCGCGGCCCTCGACGCCCTCCTGCCCATCCTCAACACCCTGCCCACCCCGGTGTCCCCACCGCCGGACAACTACCAGCCCGAGCCGCCGGATCCGCTGGTACTCCCGCCCCGCTGA
- a CDS encoding type II 3-dehydroquinate dehydratase: MGKRLLVLHGPNLNLLGEREGREGGRFADLDAALKARASALGLELTVVQSNHEGVLLDTLHAERSRVEGVVVSPSSLFGSYPLRDALEAIGLPALEVYLEELGGRESVVAEACVATLEGEGFDSYLQALERFASGDLTGESSEEDEGDEDVEDEDVEDEDVDDEDVEAEDEEAGEDAVAEAPVGLVKTLGRRGTGAKAPVTTPAPGPRKTLGRKGVEEAPPPSSVKTLGRKSPRAAPSEDVLSRELVRSKIADRLAGRLSPADLATWARSWWTRIQGGAPAETGHRELLEDILQRLTLANIPATRMSETELVDWMTRLEG; this comes from the coding sequence ATGGGCAAGAGGCTGTTGGTGCTGCATGGGCCCAACCTGAACCTGTTGGGTGAGCGCGAGGGCCGCGAGGGCGGACGGTTCGCCGACCTCGACGCCGCCCTGAAGGCCCGGGCCTCGGCCCTGGGGCTGGAGCTGACGGTGGTGCAGTCCAACCACGAGGGCGTCCTGCTCGACACCCTGCACGCCGAGCGCTCGCGCGTGGAGGGCGTGGTGGTGAGCCCCTCGAGCCTCTTCGGCTCCTACCCGCTGCGCGATGCGCTGGAGGCCATCGGGCTGCCCGCGCTCGAGGTGTACCTGGAGGAGCTCGGTGGGCGCGAGTCCGTGGTGGCCGAGGCCTGCGTCGCCACGCTCGAGGGGGAGGGGTTCGACTCGTACCTCCAGGCCCTGGAGCGCTTCGCGAGCGGAGACCTCACCGGCGAGTCCTCCGAGGAGGACGAAGGCGACGAGGACGTCGAGGACGAAGACGTCGAGGATGAAGACGTCGACGACGAGGACGTCGAGGCAGAGGACGAGGAGGCGGGGGAGGACGCGGTGGCCGAGGCGCCCGTGGGGCTCGTGAAGACGCTGGGCCGCCGGGGCACGGGCGCGAAGGCTCCGGTCACGACCCCTGCCCCGGGCCCCCGCAAGACGCTGGGCCGCAAGGGGGTGGAGGAGGCCCCGCCCCCTTCGTCCGTGAAGACGCTGGGCCGCAAGAGCCCTCGGGCCGCGCCCTCGGAGGACGTGCTCTCCCGGGAGCTGGTGCGGAGCAAGATCGCCGATCGGCTCGCCGGACGCCTGTCTCCCGCGGACCTGGCCACCTGGGCGCGCTCGTGGTGGACGCGCATCCAGGGCGGCGCCCCGGCGGAGACGGGCCACCGGGAGCTGCTCGAGGACATCCTGCAGCGGCTCACCCTCGCCAACATCCCGGCGACCCGCATGTCCGAGACGGAGCTGGTGGATTGGATGACCCGGTTGGAGGGGTGA
- the mxcL gene encoding myxochelin B biosynthesis transaminase MxcL has translation MDVHANRHPSLPRPIVGKMDLTNSNRLLAEAKRLVPGLTQTMMKKPEMFAPGSFPVYLARGQGALVEDVDGQQYIDFICGLGANSLGHNHPAVVDTIRRHLDEGLLHSLPTAWEVSAARTLVEMIPGAEMARFFKTGADATSAAVRLARYVTGKEHLITVGYNGWHDHFMYDTPGVPAVLAQYTTRMPLFEEPDEAALLARIEQTGSQLAAVLLSVPFNRCLTREFMHKLRATCTAHGVLLIQDEVITGFRLAPGGAQQFFDVKADFVCLSKAIAAGMPLSAVAGPEKFLSKLSDLQVSTTFGGELLSLAVCEAVLKVSREPGFTEHLATLGRRLATGINARAERVGSPLRILGYDAIPLFRFSKNPMENAKLTQPFQAGMARRGILLRRDLNFICSAHTLEQIDYTVEMAEEVMRECLQQAPAPSAA, from the coding sequence ATGGACGTACACGCGAACAGGCATCCGTCTCTGCCCCGGCCCATCGTGGGCAAGATGGACCTGACCAACTCCAACCGCCTCCTGGCCGAGGCCAAGCGGCTGGTGCCCGGTCTCACCCAGACGATGATGAAGAAGCCGGAGATGTTCGCCCCCGGCTCCTTCCCCGTCTACCTCGCCCGCGGTCAGGGCGCGCTGGTGGAGGACGTGGACGGCCAGCAGTACATCGACTTCATCTGCGGGCTCGGGGCGAACTCGCTCGGCCACAACCACCCGGCCGTCGTGGACACCATCCGCCGGCACCTGGACGAGGGGCTCCTGCACTCGCTGCCCACGGCCTGGGAGGTGAGCGCCGCGCGGACGCTGGTGGAGATGATCCCCGGCGCGGAGATGGCGCGCTTCTTCAAGACGGGGGCGGATGCCACGTCGGCGGCGGTGCGCCTGGCGCGCTACGTCACGGGCAAGGAGCACCTCATCACGGTGGGCTACAACGGCTGGCACGACCACTTCATGTATGACACGCCGGGAGTGCCCGCGGTGCTCGCCCAGTACACCACGCGCATGCCGCTGTTCGAGGAGCCGGACGAGGCGGCGCTGCTCGCCCGCATCGAGCAGACGGGCAGCCAGCTCGCGGCGGTGCTCCTGTCGGTGCCCTTCAACCGCTGCCTCACCCGCGAGTTCATGCACAAGCTGCGCGCCACCTGCACGGCGCACGGCGTGCTGCTCATCCAGGACGAGGTCATCACCGGCTTCCGGCTGGCGCCGGGCGGCGCCCAGCAGTTCTTCGACGTGAAGGCCGACTTCGTCTGTCTGTCCAAGGCGATCGCCGCGGGCATGCCCCTGTCGGCGGTAGCGGGGCCGGAGAAGTTCCTGAGCAAGCTGTCGGACCTGCAGGTGTCCACCACGTTCGGTGGCGAGCTCTTGTCCCTGGCGGTGTGCGAGGCCGTGCTCAAGGTGAGCCGCGAGCCGGGCTTCACCGAGCACCTGGCCACCCTCGGCCGGCGGCTCGCCACGGGCATCAACGCCCGGGCCGAGCGCGTGGGCTCGCCGCTGCGCATCCTGGGCTATGACGCCATCCCCCTGTTCCGCTTCTCCAAGAACCCCATGGAGAACGCGAAGCTCACCCAGCCCTTCCAGGCGGGCATGGCGCGCCGTGGCATCCTGCTGCGCCGCGACCTCAACTTCATCTGCTCGGCGCACACGCTCGAGCAGATCGACTACACCGTCGAGATGGCCGAGGAAGTGATGCGCGAGTGCCTCCAGCAGGCCCCGGCCCCCAGCGCGGCCTGA
- a CDS encoding HAMP domain-containing protein, translating into MSLDSSPSGRPHILRRTLLLDAGFQFRYMFRFAAIGAFGVLLIGVLASRVIRNAVVEEGGSPEVMLASSDTLLWLGGVGAIVMAILTSLVGLVLTHRVAGPVHVMNLYLASIAAGRYPRLRPLRSGDELREFFESLSYTVDRLREREAEEARLLTEVIDALEPLASTQDAQAALRILGSMRTRKRQAIEGPTSGTLKSVA; encoded by the coding sequence ATGTCTCTTGACTCCTCGCCCTCGGGTCGCCCCCACATCCTGCGTCGGACGCTCCTGCTCGATGCCGGCTTTCAGTTCCGCTACATGTTTCGGTTCGCCGCCATTGGCGCGTTCGGGGTGCTGCTCATCGGAGTGCTCGCCTCCCGGGTGATTCGCAACGCGGTGGTGGAGGAGGGCGGCTCGCCGGAGGTGATGCTGGCGAGCAGCGACACCCTGCTGTGGCTCGGTGGGGTGGGCGCGATCGTGATGGCGATCCTCACGTCCCTGGTGGGGCTGGTGCTCACCCACCGGGTGGCGGGGCCCGTGCACGTGATGAACCTCTACCTCGCGTCCATCGCCGCCGGCCGCTATCCGCGGCTGCGTCCGCTGCGCAGCGGCGACGAGCTGCGCGAGTTCTTCGAGTCCCTGAGCTACACCGTGGACCGGCTGCGCGAGCGCGAGGCCGAGGAGGCCCGCCTGCTCACCGAGGTCATCGACGCCCTGGAGCCCCTGGCCAGCACCCAGGATGCCCAGGCGGCGCTGCGCATCCTCGGCTCGATGCGCACCCGCAAACGTCAGGCCATCGAAGGTCCCACCTCGGGCACGCTGAAGTCCGTTGCCTGA
- the rsmB gene encoding 16S rRNA (cytosine(967)-C(5))-methyltransferase RsmB, with the protein MNARAISIQILSRVRATDAYLNVVLDTFLSESPPADPRDAGLITELVYGTTRRELALDYAITRFADRKLDALEDKVLAALRVGVYQLFYTRVPARAAVAETVQALKDVGLARAAGFANAILRKLAALPAQPLPPEDDLAEFLSVRESHPRWLVERWLRQFGRERAEAMLVANNQTPAVVIRANRAKVTRDALLAQLRETGLEARPTPVSPVGIILPPVGRVEDVYGYAEGLWQVQDEAAQLVGVYGDIPDTARVLDACAAPGGKACHQAETHVVVATDLHANKMRKILSEARRLGLTERLRAEVHDATEPWPEAWGEFHAFVVDAPCSGLGTLRRHPELRYRRKPEDMARLAVLQRRILENCQEAVPPGGLLVYAVCTPEPQEGQDQVEMFLRSHPEWTAEPPVPREGVKLPLTQAYLRTLPGPEGWDGFFAARLRKLY; encoded by the coding sequence ATGAACGCACGCGCCATCAGCATCCAGATCCTCAGCCGCGTCCGCGCCACGGATGCCTACCTCAACGTGGTGCTCGACACGTTTCTCTCGGAGTCGCCGCCGGCGGATCCCCGGGACGCGGGGCTCATCACCGAGCTCGTCTACGGCACCACGCGCCGCGAGCTCGCGCTGGACTACGCCATCACCCGCTTCGCCGACCGCAAGCTGGACGCGCTGGAGGACAAGGTGCTCGCGGCGTTGCGCGTGGGCGTCTACCAGCTCTTCTACACGCGGGTGCCGGCGCGCGCCGCGGTGGCCGAGACGGTGCAGGCCCTCAAGGACGTGGGGCTCGCGCGCGCGGCGGGCTTCGCCAACGCCATCCTGCGCAAGCTCGCGGCGCTCCCCGCGCAGCCCCTGCCCCCCGAGGACGACCTGGCCGAGTTCCTGTCGGTGCGCGAGAGCCACCCGCGCTGGCTGGTGGAGCGCTGGCTGCGCCAGTTCGGCCGGGAGCGCGCCGAGGCGATGCTCGTCGCCAACAACCAGACGCCCGCCGTGGTCATCCGCGCCAACCGCGCGAAGGTGACGCGCGACGCGCTGCTCGCGCAGTTGCGCGAGACGGGGCTGGAGGCGCGCCCCACGCCGGTGTCCCCGGTGGGCATCATCCTGCCTCCGGTGGGCCGGGTGGAGGACGTGTACGGCTACGCCGAGGGCCTGTGGCAGGTGCAGGACGAGGCGGCGCAGCTCGTCGGCGTCTACGGCGACATTCCCGACACGGCGCGCGTGCTGGATGCGTGCGCGGCGCCGGGTGGCAAGGCGTGCCACCAGGCCGAGACGCACGTGGTGGTGGCCACGGATCTGCACGCCAACAAGATGCGGAAGATCCTCTCCGAGGCGCGGCGCCTGGGCCTCACCGAGCGCCTGCGGGCCGAGGTGCACGACGCGACCGAGCCCTGGCCGGAGGCGTGGGGCGAGTTCCACGCGTTCGTGGTGGACGCGCCGTGCTCGGGCCTGGGGACGCTGCGGCGCCACCCGGAGCTGCGCTACCGGCGCAAGCCGGAGGACATGGCGCGGCTGGCGGTGTTGCAGCGGCGCATCCTGGAGAACTGTCAGGAGGCGGTGCCCCCCGGGGGCCTGCTCGTCTACGCGGTGTGCACCCCCGAGCCCCAGGAGGGGCAGGATCAGGTGGAGATGTTCCTGCGCAGCCACCCGGAGTGGACGGCGGAGCCCCCGGTGCCGCGCGAGGGCGTGAAGCTGCCGCTCACCCAGGCGTACCTGCGCACGTTGCCGGGACCCGAGGGGTGGGACGGCTTCTTCGCCGCGCGCTTGCGCAAGCTGTACTGA
- a CDS encoding LETM1 domain-containing protein: MKQARAARFSSLLGRYYGRLRREVRETGELYHLLARAARRQPLTPEERRRMRAQLIDVAKVLPALAIFAAPGGMLLLIVLGKVLPFSLLPSAFREDPPAPPPPVPVPVPAADEPVRREVG; this comes from the coding sequence ATGAAGCAGGCAAGGGCGGCCAGGTTCTCCTCGCTGCTGGGGCGCTACTACGGCCGGTTGCGGCGCGAGGTGCGCGAGACGGGTGAGCTGTATCATCTGCTCGCCCGGGCCGCGCGCCGGCAGCCGCTCACGCCCGAGGAGCGCCGACGCATGCGGGCGCAGTTGATCGACGTGGCCAAGGTGCTCCCCGCGCTCGCGATCTTCGCGGCGCCCGGCGGCATGTTGCTGTTGATCGTCCTGGGCAAGGTGCTGCCCTTCAGCTTGTTGCCCAGCGCCTTCCGGGAGGATCCGCCCGCGCCTCCCCCGCCGGTCCCGGTCCCGGTCCCGGCAGCGGACGAGCCCGTGCGGCGTGAGGTGGGCTGA
- the mxcK gene encoding myxochelin export MFS transporter MxcK, which produces MTVSTPPRSEQRMLWLLAAVQFTHLLDFMIVMPLGPEFMRRLGITAAQFGVLVSAYTLASAGMGLLGGLWLDRFDRKRTLLGLYAGFIVSTLLCGLSDTHLGLLGARTVAGACAGLMSAVVQAIIGDVIPAERRGRAIGTVMSAYGLCAVAGVPLGLWLASQWGWRSPFWVICALGGGLWLALLFVLPAVNQHLAGRREARGGATAGPGWSPALALGWVLTFCVVFSGFLLIPYLSPYMVGNLGLQLSDLSWVYLAGGAATLFSSRWIGRLADRFGPARVLGGLLVGTVGPHLLFTHLSAAPLPGVAAVFVLFMVLTSGRAIPTLALVASRVPPALRGRYMAVNMAASDGASGAGAWVGGLLLTVMPDGALAGFGRLGWIAAGVTGCALLTLWVFGRRVTAPSAVPA; this is translated from the coding sequence GTGACCGTATCCACCCCGCCGAGGTCCGAGCAGCGGATGCTCTGGCTGCTGGCCGCCGTGCAGTTCACCCACCTGCTGGACTTCATGATCGTCATGCCGCTGGGGCCGGAGTTCATGCGGCGCCTGGGCATCACGGCCGCGCAGTTCGGGGTGCTGGTGTCGGCGTACACGCTGGCGTCGGCGGGGATGGGGCTGCTCGGGGGGCTGTGGTTGGACCGGTTCGATAGAAAGCGCACGCTGCTCGGGCTGTACGCGGGGTTCATCGTGTCCACGCTGCTGTGCGGCTTGTCGGACACGCACCTGGGGCTGCTCGGGGCGCGCACGGTGGCGGGGGCGTGCGCGGGGCTGATGAGCGCGGTGGTGCAGGCCATCATCGGGGATGTCATCCCGGCGGAGCGCCGGGGGCGGGCCATCGGCACGGTGATGTCGGCGTATGGCCTGTGCGCGGTGGCGGGCGTGCCGCTGGGGCTGTGGCTGGCGAGCCAGTGGGGCTGGCGCTCGCCGTTCTGGGTCATCTGCGCGCTCGGCGGCGGGTTGTGGCTCGCGCTGCTGTTCGTGCTGCCCGCGGTCAACCAGCACCTGGCCGGGCGGCGTGAGGCGCGGGGGGGGGCCACGGCCGGGCCGGGGTGGTCGCCCGCCCTGGCGCTCGGGTGGGTGTTGACCTTCTGCGTGGTGTTCTCCGGCTTCCTGCTGATTCCCTATTTGAGCCCCTACATGGTGGGCAACCTCGGGCTCCAGCTGTCCGACCTGTCCTGGGTGTACCTGGCGGGTGGGGCCGCCACGTTGTTCAGCTCGCGGTGGATTGGCCGGCTGGCGGACCGGTTCGGCCCGGCCCGCGTGCTGGGCGGACTGTTGGTGGGCACGGTGGGGCCGCACCTGTTGTTCACGCACCTGAGCGCGGCGCCGCTGCCCGGGGTGGCGGCGGTGTTCGTGCTGTTCATGGTGCTCACCTCCGGGCGGGCCATTCCCACCCTGGCGCTGGTCGCCTCGCGGGTGCCCCCCGCGCTGCGCGGCCGCTACATGGCGGTCAACATGGCGGCGAGCGATGGCGCCTCGGGAGCCGGCGCGTGGGTGGGGGGCCTCTTGCTGACGGTGATGCCGGATGGCGCGCTCGCGGGGTTTGGCCGGCTGGGGTGGATCGCCGCCGGGGTGACGGGCTGCGCGCTCCTCACGCTCTGGGTGTTCGGCCGCCGTGTCACCGCCCCGAGCGCGGTGCCGGCCTGA
- a CDS encoding MFS transporter: protein METHSSLENQPSLAQRPLSAQDVRTLGLAALGGALEFYDFIIFVFFTAVIGELFFPADTPEWLRQLQAFGLFAAGYLVRPLGGIVMAHFGDRGGRKRMFALSVFMMAVPTLLIGSLPTYATAGYAAPLLLLLMRMMQGAAVGGEVPGAWVFVSEHVPERRVGLACGILTAGLTFGILLGSLMATAINVLYTPAQVKDFAWRIPFLVGGVFGFFAVYLRRWLAETPVFEQMRQRKALVQGLPLKEVLRGHGTGVGVSMLITWLLTAAIVVVILMTPTLMQKLHGIAPALALRANSLATLSLTLGAVLFGLAVDRFGAGWALAAGSLLLSVTTYLLYVGVGARPEHLAPLYVLAGLGAGVVGVVPSVMVRAFPAPVRFSGLSFSYNMAYAIFGGVTPLVVTLMIQVSPLAPAHYVAALGAVGLAVALYLLTAGRERFASMRAS, encoded by the coding sequence ATGGAGACCCACTCGAGCCTCGAGAACCAGCCTTCCCTCGCGCAGCGCCCGCTCTCCGCCCAGGACGTGAGGACGCTCGGCCTGGCGGCGCTGGGAGGTGCGCTGGAGTTCTACGACTTCATCATCTTCGTGTTCTTCACCGCGGTGATTGGTGAGCTCTTCTTCCCCGCCGACACGCCGGAGTGGCTGCGCCAGTTGCAGGCGTTCGGCCTGTTCGCGGCGGGCTACCTCGTGCGGCCCCTGGGCGGCATCGTGATGGCGCACTTCGGCGATCGCGGCGGGCGCAAGCGCATGTTCGCGCTGAGCGTGTTCATGATGGCGGTGCCCACGCTGCTCATCGGCTCGCTGCCCACCTACGCCACGGCCGGGTACGCGGCGCCGCTGTTGCTGTTGCTCATGCGCATGATGCAGGGCGCGGCGGTGGGCGGGGAGGTGCCCGGCGCGTGGGTGTTCGTCTCCGAGCACGTGCCGGAGCGGCGCGTGGGGCTCGCCTGCGGCATCCTCACCGCGGGCCTCACGTTCGGCATCCTGCTCGGCTCGCTGATGGCGACGGCCATCAACGTGCTCTACACCCCCGCGCAGGTGAAGGACTTCGCCTGGCGCATCCCCTTCCTGGTGGGCGGCGTGTTCGGCTTCTTCGCCGTCTACCTGCGCCGCTGGCTGGCCGAGACGCCCGTGTTCGAGCAGATGCGCCAGCGCAAGGCGCTCGTGCAGGGGCTGCCGCTCAAGGAGGTGCTGCGCGGCCACGGCACCGGCGTGGGGGTGTCCATGTTGATCACCTGGTTGCTCACCGCCGCCATCGTGGTGGTCATCCTGATGACGCCGACGTTGATGCAGAAGCTGCACGGCATCGCGCCGGCGCTCGCGCTGCGCGCCAACAGCCTGGCCACGCTGAGCCTCACCCTGGGGGCGGTGCTCTTCGGCCTGGCGGTGGATCGCTTCGGCGCGGGGTGGGCGCTGGCCGCGGGCAGCCTGCTGCTGTCCGTGACGACGTACCTGCTCTATGTCGGCGTGGGCGCGCGGCCCGAGCACCTCGCCCCGCTGTACGTGCTCGCGGGGCTGGGCGCGGGCGTGGTGGGGGTGGTGCCCTCGGTGATGGTGCGCGCCTTTCCCGCGCCGGTGCGCTTCTCGGGCCTGTCGTTCTCGTACAACATGGCCTACGCGATTTTCGGCGGGGTGACGCCGTTGGTGGTGACGCTGATGATCCAGGTGTCACCCCTGGCACCCGCGCACTACGTGGCGGCGCTCGGGGCCGTGGGGCTCGCCGTGGCGCTCTACCTGCTGACCGCCGGGCGCGAGCGCTTCGCCTCCATGCGCGCCTCCTGA